AAACCTAGCCTGGCAGACTTAGCAAGGACTCTTTAGCCTACCAGTGATGGGGTTCTTGCATCCAGCACACTTCTTGGCCACAAAGTTCTTGTAGCAATCCACGCAGTAATACTGGTCCTCCACAGCGGTGAAACGCTGCCCAGCCAGCTTCTTAGAGCAGGTAACACACACAAAGCACTCGGCATGCCAGGGCTGATCCTGGTAAGTGATTCCTCCAGTTGTGATGGCCTAGACCAGGGGGTGTAGCACCGGATTCAGATTCAACAACCATTTTGTTGAATGACTAcaacatgccaggcactgtgctgggcgCTTTGGTATACATAATCTCCTTCTATCTCCACAACAGCCATGGGAGGCAGGTGCTATTATTAtccccaatttacagatgaagacaccAAGGCCCAGAGAAGGCAAGCCCCTCTGTGAGATTCCAACAATTAAGCAGCAAAAGCAGGCCTCTGGAGCCAGGGCTTCCCTGGCTCAGAGCACAGTGCCAGCCGCCGTGCCACACCACCACAGTGAGTGCACACACGGGGAGCCTGACTTGGTCAAGGCACTATTTTCTCATCCCACAgtctcctcatctgcaaaatgggcatAATAATTCCTACGTCACAGGGCTATCATGAGGATGGAATGGGATAGTGTGTGTGCAAGTGCTCGCAAACTGTGAAACACTTCTAGAAACAAAGGTCAGTGCAGAATTCCCTTGACAACATACCTTCTTGCACTTGACGCAGTGCTTGGCAAACTTGGTCTCATGGCAAGTCACGCAGTAGAAGTCTTCCCCTTTAGGGAAGAAGCTTCCAGTCCCGATGACTTGCTTGCAGCTGCTGCAAGTGAAGCAGTCCTTGTGCCAGACGGTTCCCTTGTACTCCACATTCTGGTCTCCTGCAGGGAGAAGCAACTGGATAGCCCCACTGACAGGCACTGCAGGGGGCTGCATCCACTCATCTCCCCTCCTCTTGGCCCTACAGAGGTGAGGGGATGCAGGCCCTGCAGTCACTGGCCTCACGCCTCCAACTAGCCTACTGGTGTGCTACTTGCAGTTGTGCCAACCCAGGATTTTGTCATGAGTAGGGACCCCAGCAGTATTAATTTAGGATGAGATGCCTGAATGCCCAGTCCCCCGCCTCTACCCCCTACATGGACTTAGAGGTTCAACAGGGGGCTGCCACATCCAGAATTACACCCCAGAAAGAAACATGCTTTGATCACTTACTACACCCAAATGAGAAAGCGCTACATACTTTTCACTTCATTCTCTTGCCACAAGCTGTTCTTGCCAGTGTTCTTTAGTCTccgagtgtgtgcgtgtgtgcgagCATATATGTGTACGCATATATacgtgtatgtatatgtgtacatatatatgctaAAATCTCAAAGCAGCTCACAGCAACGTTAGCCCCACCGTGACAAGCAAGCCCGAAATCACGCCTGCCCTCAGGGCCTCCTCCCTGGCAGCCCAGGGTGGGAGAGAGATAGTACCTGCCACAATGGCCTTGAAGCACCCTTTGCACTTGGGGGAGTCCTCCCGAGTGACACACTTGTTGCAAAAGATCTTGCTCTCCTTGGACACGAAGGTCTCATTGGCCAAGGGGTGAAGGCACTTGGCACACCGGAAGCAGGTGTCGTGCCAGTAGCGGTTCTTGTAGTGCACCTCCTAGAAACAAAGCAGAGTGGGGCAGGCCACTGTGAGGGGTGTCAGGGGCAATGGAAGCAGCCTCCTATCAAGGCCACTTTCCCCAGGACCGACTGACTACTGAGATGCTGCAGTCCCCTATGCCTTGGGGATGCCCTGGGGTAAGTATTCGTATCAGTAGCAAGAGAAACACTGAGGTGAGGATGAAAAACTCACATTTCCTGAAATATAGAGGGTGCAGGTTGAGCAGTCCTAATCAcagaatctgaaattcaaaatgctccaaaatctgaaacttttcgAGAGATAACacgatgccacaagtggaaaattccacacctgacctcatttGCCGGGGGGAGTCAAAACCCAGGCACACGGCACAGTTTATTCAGTGAccccaaggggaaaaaagatcTTCAGAGCCCCTTCCTCTGCAATGCACACAGTAAGCTGCATGtacacaattatttaaaaatttgtataaaattatcttcaggttATGTGTGCAGGATGTATATGAAATTTTGTAtctagacttgggtcccatccccgaGATACTCATCATGGGTATATAAACATGGTtatgtaaatattctaaaatccaaaaaatatctaaactctgaaacacttctgctcccaagcatttcagataagggagaGTCAACCTGTACAACCAAAAGAGCTAGCAAGGGCCTTGGCATCCCTCTAGTCCAAGGCACATATTAAACATCTCAGGACACCAGGAACAGTCTCAGGAACTGGAGAGGCCATCTCAAGGTCTCAAGATGGCTACCCTGATGAGAACTCACAAAGAAAGCTATTGTCACAGCTGCAGGAAAAGTACACTCCAAAGCCCAATCTGTCCTGCTCACACATGGGGATGATCATTACCTTGGAGTCGGCACCAATGGGCTTGCGGCATTCCACACAGGTGTTGGCGCAGAACTTGTCAAAACACTTCAGGCAGCAGTTGTGGCCATCCTTCTCCACGTACTTCTTCCCCTGCAAGGGGTCCCTGCAGTAGTGGCAGTCGAACTTCTCAGCCATAGTGCCCACCCTATAGCTGGAGGGACCTGTGGAGGCAAGCCAGCAGAACAAATGACCAATGGAAGAACTAGGGCACTCTACAGAAGAGGGTCCTAGAAATATCTGTGCACTACTGTGTGACCAATAAAACCCTCTGAGTCCGTGGGATCTGGGGACCAAGGCCCAGCTTCCTCTGGGAACCGGAGCCCAGCTTCCAGTGGAGACTGACTGGCCATCTGGTGCCAAGGCAGCAGATACTTCACTATGATTCCCAAGAAGAAAGTGCTCTGAGTGGAACTCCCCTGAGTGCGAGAGGCCAAGGGCCAGCAACTCCCTGGGGAGATGGCAGAAATCCCTGCTGGGACATACCACTATGCTGACTCTCATAGGAAACTGAGGAGGATAAGGGGATCAGAGCTTCTGCTGGCTGGGATTACCACACTGGGATTTTGGAAGATGAGGTCATAGTGAGCAGTGAATATGAGAGACTGAGGGAGTGTGATGgaacagagaggaagaagaaatagttTCACACAAAAAAGAGCAGCAGGCATACTATGTGCCCACAGCAGCTTCTTGGGGAGATGCCCACACTGGCAGCTCGGTCCACAGGAGGAGACAGGGGTCAGGCCCTATGCTCCAAGGACTGCCCTGGTTACCATATTACAAGACAGAAGCCTCCCTGCCAGCTGTTGCCCCCTTTCCCATCACTTTCTAGGTAGAAAAAAAGTATTCTCTGCAGGCCTTACTATCTTCCTATCTGTCCAATTCTATTTGTCCTGAACAAAACTTAACTGCTAACTCTGTACCATACTAGGTACAGAAGTTCCTcaagaattcattttaatttacttgAAATCTGGCAGAAATGTTTGTAGTCCTTGAATAGATCCCTAAAAGTTTTACCCCTGACTTTTGAGGCCTGAGCAATAGGGCCACAAAGTATTTATCAATATGGCATTCTTGACAGGCACCAGCATGTTTCGCAACTGAATAATTTTGTCATAGTGATATGTGGTTTTGTGACAAACCAAAATCAAATCCCCTTTGGGTCAAGCAAGTGAGAATCAGTATATTCACTAAAGTATATTCACCAATTCGGACAAGTGCTGTTTAAAACACTGCAAGTTTAAAATACAATGtggaaaaaatgactttttacaAAGGTTTTAGCTGATTATTCCAAGAATCTCAGAAGTCCCTTCTCATTAACAGACTCCACTTATTCCCCCAGCCCTGCCATGGCCAGCCGTAGCCCTAGACAACAGGCCAGAACAATCCTGAGCACTTCCAAGGCCTTTTGTGGCCCCTTTGCCAAgtcattttctaaggaat
This window of the Urocitellus parryii isolate mUroPar1 chromosome X, mUroPar1.hap1, whole genome shotgun sequence genome carries:
- the Fhl1 gene encoding four and a half LIM domains protein 1 isoform X1, giving the protein MASHRHSGPSSYRVGTMAEKFDCHYCRDPLQGKKYVEKDGHNCCLKCFDKFCANTCVECRKPIGADSKEVHYKNRYWHDTCFRCAKCLHPLANETFVSKESKIFCNKCVTREDSPKCKGCFKAIVAGDQNVEYKGTVWHKDCFTCSSCKQVIGTGSFFPKGEDFYCVTCHETKFAKHCVKCKKAITTGGITYQDQPWHAECFVCVTCSKKLAGQRFTAVEDQYYCVDCYKNFVAKKCAGCKNPITGKRTVSRVSHPVSKARKPPVCHGKRLPLTLFPSANLRGRHPGGERTCPSWVVVLYRKNRSLAAPRGPGLVKAPVWWPMKDNPGTTTASTAKNAP
- the Fhl1 gene encoding four and a half LIM domains protein 1 isoform X3, with protein sequence MASHRHSGPSSYRVGTMAEKFDCHYCRDPLQGKKYVEKDGHNCCLKCFDKFCANTCVECRKPIGADSKEVHYKNRYWHDTCFRCAKCLHPLANETFVSKESKIFCNKCVTREDSPKCKGCFKAIVAGDQNVEYKGTVWHKDCFTCSSCKQVIGTGSFFPKGEDFYCVTCHETKFAKHCVKCKKAITTGGITYQDQPWHAECFVCVTCSKKLAGQRFTAVEDQYYCVDCYKNFVAKKCAGCKNPITGFGKGSSVVAYEGQSWHDYCFHCKKCSVNLANKRFVFHGEQVYCPDCAKKL
- the Fhl1 gene encoding four and a half LIM domains protein 1 isoform X2; this translates as MAEKFDCHYCRDPLQGKKYVEKDGHNCCLKCFDKFCANTCVECRKPIGADSKEVHYKNRYWHDTCFRCAKCLHPLANETFVSKESKIFCNKCVTREDSPKCKGCFKAIVAGDQNVEYKGTVWHKDCFTCSSCKQVIGTGSFFPKGEDFYCVTCHETKFAKHCVKCKKAITTGGITYQDQPWHAECFVCVTCSKKLAGQRFTAVEDQYYCVDCYKNFVAKKCAGCKNPITGKRTVSRVSHPVSKARKPPVCHGKRLPLTLFPSANLRGRHPGGERTCPSWVVVLYRKNRSLAAPRGPGLVKAPVWWPMKDNPGTTTASTAKNAP